The nucleotide window CAAGCTTAGGGAGTACAGGGTATCTTCTGTAACATCTGGTAAAGATTCTCTTGGAGAAGTTCTAGTTAGAGTTGAAGTAAATGGGGAAATTTTCGTTGGTAGGGGATTAAGTACCGATATTATCGAGGCTAGCGCTTAGGCTTATCTAAATGCAATAAACAAAGCCAGGAGGTGGTAGCATGGGAATGACGATAGCTGAGAAGATTTTAGCAGATCACTCCGAAAGGGAGGAGGTTAAACCTGGAGAAATAGTCATGGCCAAGTTGGATTTCGTGTTTGGAAACGATGTAACGATGCCTCTAGCTATAAAGAAGTTTAGGGAACTTGGAGTTAAGAGGGTTTTCGATAGGGAAAGGATAGCGATAGTTCTAGATCACTTCACGCCAAACAAGGATATAAAGAGCGCCGAGCAGTGCAAATCTTCAAGGGAGTTCGCCAAAGAGATGGGAATAAAATGGTTTTTCGAAGGAGGAAGTGTCGGAGTTGAACACTGCTTACTTCCAGAGCTAGGTCTTGTTCTTCCTGGAGACTTAATTATCGGTGCAGATTCGCACACATGCACGTATGGTGCTCTCGGTGCCTTCGCAACAGGAGTTGGGAGTACTGATTTAGCCGTCGCGATGGCTACTGGGGAAGCCTGGTTCAGGGTTCCCGAAACCATGAAATTCATCTACGAGGGAGAGCTCCAACCTTATGTAACTGGTAAGGATTTGATCCTTCACACAATCGGAGATATAGGAGTAAATGGAGCCCTATACAAGGTCATGGAATTCAGTGGAAGCGTAATAGAGGAGCTCTCGGTGGAACAGAGGATGACCATGAGTAATATGGCTATAGAAGCTGGAGCAAAGACTGGGATAATAGAACCGGATAAGAAAACCCTAGATTACGTTAAGGAGAGAGCAAAAAGGAAGTTTAAGGTTTACAAAAGCGACGAGGATGCTAAGTACTACAAAGTTATCGAGTACGACGTTACCAACTGGGAACCTGTAGTTGCCTTTCCCCATTTACCGGAGAACACGGTTCCAATAAGTAAGGCTGCAAAGATGAACATAAAGATAGATCAGGTCTTCATAGGTTCTTGCACAAATGGGAGAATAGAAGATCTAAGAATGGCGGCTGAAATTTTAGAAGGGCAAAAAGTCGCCAAGTGGGTTAGGTTAATCGTCATTCCGTGCTCTCCAACGGTTTACTGGAAAGCCTTGAAGGAAGGTTTGATAGAGATATTCTTGGAGGCCGGAGCTGTAATAGGACCTCCCACGTGTGGACCCTGTCTCGGAGGTCACATGGGAGTGCTTGCAAGTGGTGAAAGGGCTGTCTCTACAACTAACAGGAACTTCGTTGGGAGAATGGGGCATCCAAAGAGCGAGGTTTACTTAGCTAACCCATACGTCGCCGCTGCTTCAGCTGTTTTGGGTAGGATAGCATCCCCAGAGGAGGTGGTAAAATGAGGGTTAGGGGAAGAGCCTGGAAGTATGGTGACAATATCGACACGGATGTCATAATTCCAGCTAGGTATCTCAACACATCGGATCCAAAAGAGCTCGCTAAGCATGTGTTAGAAGATCTGGATCCCGAGTTTAGAAGTAAAATGAAACCCGGAGATATAATCGTGGCTGGAGAAAACTTTGGATGTGGAAGTTCAAGGGAGCACGCACCTTTAGCTATAAAGGCTGCAGGAGTTTCCTGTGTGATAGCGAAGAGCTTTGCTAGGATATTCTATAGGAACGCTATAAACATTGGGCTCCCAATTCTCGAAGCTCCTCAGGCTGTTGATAGGATAGAAACTGGGGATGAGCTAGAGGTGGATTTCTCCTCTGGAGAGATAAGGAACTTGACGAAAGGTGAAGTCTACAGGGCCAATCCGTTCCCGGATTTTATAATGGAGATAATCAAGGCCGGAGGTCTCGTTGAATGGGCTAAGAGGAGGTTGAAGGGATGAAGTTAAGAATAGCGGTAATTCCTGGGGATGGAATCGGGAAGGAGGTAGTTGCTGAAGGTCTAAAGGTCCTAAAAAAACTTGAGGAACTCTCGAGGGTGTCATTTGAGTTTAAAGAGTATCCGTTTGGTGCTGAACATTACCTAAAAACTGGTGAAACATTGCCGGATTGGGCAATAGAGGAGTTCAAGAAATTCGATGCCATATATTTCGGAGCGATAGGCGATCCAAGGGTAAAGCCCGGAATCCTGGAGAGGGGAATACTCCTAAAGATGCGCTTCGAGTTGGATCTCTACGTAAATTTGAGACCCGTTAAACTTTATCATCCCAGGTTAACTCCGCTGAAGGGGAAAAACAAAATCGACATCGTATTCGTCAGGGAGAACACCGAGGGCTTGTACGCTGGAGCTGGAGGGTTCCTCAGGAAGGGAACGCCTCAGGAGATTGCAGTTCAGGAGATGATAAACACGCGCTTTGGAGTTGAGAGGGTTATTAGGTTTGCATTTGAATACGCAAAAAGATCTGGAAGAAAAAAGGTGACGCTCGTTGACAAGGCGAACGTTCTAACATATGCTCATGACCTCTGGGAAAGGGTCTTTGCTGAGGTTTCCCAGGAATACGATCTCGAAACGGATCACTACTATGTTGATGCCATGGCCATGAAGATGATTCGTTCACCGGAAAGCTTTGACGTTGTGGTAACTCCCAACATGTTTGGAGATATACTCACGGATCTTGGAGCTGAGATAGTTGGTGGATTGGGAATAGCTGCGTCTGGAAACATAAATCCTGAAACCACCGGAATGTTTGAACCCGTCCACGGTTCTGCTCCTGATATAGCTGGAAAGAGGATAGCAAATCCCCTAGCTGCGATACTGAGCGCCTCAATGATGCTCGAGTATTTAAACCTCGAAAAGGAGTCGAAATGGATTGAAGAAGCTGTTAAAAGGGCTATAGCAGAAAATAAGGTTACTCCTGACATGAATGGGAATTTGAAGACTTATGAAGTTGGTGATTGGGTTGTAAAGTTCTTGGAGGTAGTTGCTAATGAAGAGGAGGGTTGAGCTCTACGATACTACCCTTAGAGATGGATCCCAGATGGAAGGGATAAGCTTTTCCCTTGAGGATAAGCTCAAGATAACTGAGAAGCTCGACGAGTTTGGAATCCACTACATAGAGGGAGGATGGCCCGGTTCCAATCCTAAAGATATTCAATACTTCAAGGCTGTGAGAGATCTACCGCTTGAGAACGCAAAAATAGCCGCATTCGGGAGTACAAGAAGACCAAGGCTTAGGCCAGAAGAAGATCCCAACCTTAACGCGTTAGTCGAATCCGAAGCGCCAATAGCAACTATATTCGGAAAGAGTTGGGACCTCCACGTCACCGAAGCCCTAAGGACAACCCTGGAAAATAATATACAAATGATAATCGATTCAATTGAGTACCTAAGGGATCATGGGATGGTCGTGTTTTACGACGCTGAGCACTTCTTTGATGGTTACAGGGAAAATCCAGAGTACGCAATGAAAACTATAAAGGCTGCTGAAGAGGCAGGAGCAGAGAGGATTGTCCTTGCTGACACAAACGGAGGTTCGCTCCCCTCGTTCATCAAGGAAGTAGTTGAGAAGGTTAAAGAGGAGGTAAAGACTCCTCTCGGCATTCATGCACATAACGATTCAGAACTGGCAGTTGCTAACTCCCTAATTGCGTTTGAAGCTGGTGTAGTTCAGATACAGGGAACGATAAATGGTTATGGTGAGAGGTGTGGAAACGCTAATTTAATCTCAATAATACCAGCTCTAGAACTTAAGTATGGCGTTGAAGTTGTTGGAAAGGAAAGGCTAAGGAAACTGAAAGAGTTAGCTCATTTCGTCGCTGAGCTAGCGAACATGGAGATTCCAAGGAACCAACCCTACGTTGGGGATAGCGCGTTCGCTCACAAAGGCGGAGTCCACGTTTCAGCAGTCCTTAAGAATCCCAGAACTTACGAGCACATAGACCCAGAGCTCGTTGGTAACAGGAGAAAGGTCGTCGTCTCAGAGCTCTCAGGTAGGAGTAATCTAATATACAAAGCGAAGGAGCTTGGAATAGAGCTCGAGGAAAGAGATATTAAGAGGATAGTTGAGGAGATAAAGAAGCTTGAATTCGAAGGTTACCATTTCGAAGCGGCGGAAGCATCACTTGAACTCCTAATAGAGAGGTTAAGGGGAAGATACAAACCCTTCTTCGAACTTGAAAGGGCAAGGGTAATAACGGAGATATTCCAGGGACAACCACCAATCTCAGAGGCTAACGTTGTCGTGAGGGTTAATTCCAGGAGAGTTCACACAACCGCAGAAGGTAATGGACCAGTTAACGCACTCGACCTAGCCCTTAGGAAAGCTTTGACAAAATTCTACCCAGAGCTCAAAGAGATCAAGCTGGTTGATTATAAGGTTAGGGTTCTTGGAAGTGAGAAGGGAACCGCGGCTAAGGTTAGAGTCCTGGTTCAGACGAGCGATGGAAAGAAAACCTGGGGAACCGTCGGAGCTTCAACAAACATAATAGAGGCGAGCTTGAACGCTATAATGGAGAGCATGGAATACTGGCTTATGAAGGAGCGTGAAAAGGATGAGAAGTGATGTTATAAAAAAGGGGATTGAGAGGGCCCCACATAGGGCCTTATTTAAAGCAATGGGATTGACCGATGAAGAACTTGATAAACCGCTAATAGGAATAGTTAATTCGTTTAATGAACTAATTCCCGGCCATATCCACCTTAGAAGGATTGCAGAAGCCGTAAAGACTGGAGTTAGGATGAGTGGTGGAACACCTTTAGAATTCTCAACGATTGGAATATGCGATGGAATAGCTATGGGACATGGAGGCATGAAGTACTCCCTCCCTTCAAGAGAACTCATAGCTGATTCAATTGAAGCGGTCGTTAGGGCTTACAACTTCGATGGTATAGTAATGATAGCCTCGTGCGATAAGATAATCCCAGGGATGCTCATGGCCATGGCTAGGTTAGACATTCCAGCGATATTCATTTCAGGTGGGCCCATGCTACCGGGTAGATTCAAAGGGGAATACGTTGATGTTAAAACTGTATTTGAAGCAGTTGGGGCTGTTAAAGCTGGTAAGATGAGTGAGAAAGAGTTAAAACTGCTTGAGGACTTTGCATGCCCAGGGTGTGGTAGTTGCGCCGGTATGTTCACTGCTAACACAATGAACGCGCTAACTGAGGCCCTTGGAATTTCGCTTCCATGGAATGGAACCGCTCCAGCCGTTTACGCTCATAGAATAAGGATAGCCAAGCAAACTGGCATGCAAATAATGAAGCTCGTTGAAGAAGATTTAAAGCCGAGCGATATTCTAACACCTGAAGCCTTTGAAGATGCAATAGCTGTTGACATGGCTCTAGGGGGTTCCACGAATACGGTGCTTCACTTAATGGCGATAGCTCGAGAGGCGGGGGTAAAGTTAACCCTAGATACTTTTGACGAGATAAGTGAGAAAACA belongs to Pyrococcus abyssi GE5 and includes:
- a CDS encoding 3-isopropylmalate dehydrogenase; translated protein: MKLRIAVIPGDGIGKEVVAEGLKVLKKLEELSRVSFEFKEYPFGAEHYLKTGETLPDWAIEEFKKFDAIYFGAIGDPRVKPGILERGILLKMRFELDLYVNLRPVKLYHPRLTPLKGKNKIDIVFVRENTEGLYAGAGGFLRKGTPQEIAVQEMINTRFGVERVIRFAFEYAKRSGRKKVTLVDKANVLTYAHDLWERVFAEVSQEYDLETDHYYVDAMAMKMIRSPESFDVVVTPNMFGDILTDLGAEIVGGLGIAASGNINPETTGMFEPVHGSAPDIAGKRIANPLAAILSASMMLEYLNLEKESKWIEEAVKRAIAENKVTPDMNGNLKTYEVGDWVVKFLEVVANEEEG
- the leuC gene encoding 3-isopropylmalate dehydratase large subunit, which codes for MGMTIAEKILADHSEREEVKPGEIVMAKLDFVFGNDVTMPLAIKKFRELGVKRVFDRERIAIVLDHFTPNKDIKSAEQCKSSREFAKEMGIKWFFEGGSVGVEHCLLPELGLVLPGDLIIGADSHTCTYGALGAFATGVGSTDLAVAMATGEAWFRVPETMKFIYEGELQPYVTGKDLILHTIGDIGVNGALYKVMEFSGSVIEELSVEQRMTMSNMAIEAGAKTGIIEPDKKTLDYVKERAKRKFKVYKSDEDAKYYKVIEYDVTNWEPVVAFPHLPENTVPISKAAKMNIKIDQVFIGSCTNGRIEDLRMAAEILEGQKVAKWVRLIVIPCSPTVYWKALKEGLIEIFLEAGAVIGPPTCGPCLGGHMGVLASGERAVSTTNRNFVGRMGHPKSEVYLANPYVAAASAVLGRIASPEEVVK
- the cimA gene encoding citramalate synthase, whose protein sequence is MKRRVELYDTTLRDGSQMEGISFSLEDKLKITEKLDEFGIHYIEGGWPGSNPKDIQYFKAVRDLPLENAKIAAFGSTRRPRLRPEEDPNLNALVESEAPIATIFGKSWDLHVTEALRTTLENNIQMIIDSIEYLRDHGMVVFYDAEHFFDGYRENPEYAMKTIKAAEEAGAERIVLADTNGGSLPSFIKEVVEKVKEEVKTPLGIHAHNDSELAVANSLIAFEAGVVQIQGTINGYGERCGNANLISIIPALELKYGVEVVGKERLRKLKELAHFVAELANMEIPRNQPYVGDSAFAHKGGVHVSAVLKNPRTYEHIDPELVGNRRKVVVSELSGRSNLIYKAKELGIELEERDIKRIVEEIKKLEFEGYHFEAAEASLELLIERLRGRYKPFFELERARVITEIFQGQPPISEANVVVRVNSRRVHTTAEGNGPVNALDLALRKALTKFYPELKEIKLVDYKVRVLGSEKGTAAKVRVLVQTSDGKKTWGTVGASTNIIEASLNAIMESMEYWLMKEREKDEK
- the leuD gene encoding 3-isopropylmalate dehydratase small subunit: MRVRGRAWKYGDNIDTDVIIPARYLNTSDPKELAKHVLEDLDPEFRSKMKPGDIIVAGENFGCGSSREHAPLAIKAAGVSCVIAKSFARIFYRNAINIGLPILEAPQAVDRIETGDELEVDFSSGEIRNLTKGEVYRANPFPDFIMEIIKAGGLVEWAKRRLKG
- the ilvD gene encoding dihydroxy-acid dehydratase, translated to MRSDVIKKGIERAPHRALFKAMGLTDEELDKPLIGIVNSFNELIPGHIHLRRIAEAVKTGVRMSGGTPLEFSTIGICDGIAMGHGGMKYSLPSRELIADSIEAVVRAYNFDGIVMIASCDKIIPGMLMAMARLDIPAIFISGGPMLPGRFKGEYVDVKTVFEAVGAVKAGKMSEKELKLLEDFACPGCGSCAGMFTANTMNALTEALGISLPWNGTAPAVYAHRIRIAKQTGMQIMKLVEEDLKPSDILTPEAFEDAIAVDMALGGSTNTVLHLMAIAREAGVKLTLDTFDEISEKTPTLVKISPAGKHFVLDLYEAGGVLAIMKRLSELGLIHEDRITVSLKTVGELLRDVSVLRDDVIRPVTRPYLSRGGLMILYGSLAPKGAVLKVSAIPDIETFEGEARVFDCEEDAVKAILSGDIEKGDVVVIRYEGPKGGPGMREMLAPTSAIAGMGLDRDVALVTDGRFSGATRGLSIGHVSPEAAEGGPIALVEDGDLIRIDVKAKRIDLLVDEEELKERKAKWKPKVKEVKGYLKRYSSLVTSANTGAVFRE